From one Dermacentor silvarum isolate Dsil-2018 chromosome 3, BIME_Dsil_1.4, whole genome shotgun sequence genomic stretch:
- the LOC119446382 gene encoding uncharacterized protein LOC119446382 yields MKTLVCSRLLGLAVLAGVVLTTAAEISAYTDYYMEDHCSPSNTPDRYRARTETQSISFRLKSPLQERLDERGCRSGLSFTTVNETYGFLVTPVAIDIPRGPTNSCVNFIWFDGLAEVELNGKRLCGDTFPKTRAVPTNGDRFTIWWSSEPSKDADRKASFNVVIASYVNRSSEAECPESWRRCDNGACLEPRVWCDGIDNCGDGSDETEANCAPSTVFSIPGIVIIAVIVVLVIIAIGVVVYVCKRRRAYRAA; encoded by the exons ATGAAGACCCTCGTGTGTTCCCGCCTTCTCGGACTTGCGGTGCTGGCCGGCGTAGTTCTTACAACGGCGGCGGAGATCTCTGCGTACACTGACT ACTACATGGAGGACCACTGCTCGCCGTCCAACACGCCGGACCGGTACCGGGCTCGCACCGAGACGCAGTCCATCTCGTTCCGGCTCAAGTCTCCGCTGCAGGAACGTCTGGACGAGCGCGGATGCCGGTCTGGACTCAGTTTCACCACGGTGAACGAGACGTACGGATTCCTCGTCACCCCCGTCGCCATCGACATCCCGCGTGGACCCACGAACTCCTGCGTCAACTTCATCTGG TTTGACGGTCTGGCCGAGGTCGAGCTGAACGGCAAGCGCCTGTGCGGCGACACTTTTCCCAAGACCAGAGCGGTACCCACCAACGGAGACCGCTTCACCATCTGGTGGTCCTCCGAACCCAGCAAGGACGCTGACCGCAAGGCTTCCTTCAACGTCGTCATCGCCTCCTACGTCAACCGAT CGTCCGAAGCCGAGTGTCCGGAGTCGTGGCGTCGATGCGACAACGGTGCCTGCCTCGAACCCCGGGTCTGGTGCGACGGCATCGACAACTGCGGTGACGGTAGCGACGAGACGGAAGCCAACTGTG CTCCAAGCACAGTGTTCTCCATCCCGGGAATCGTCATCATCGCTGTCATCGTGGTCCTCGTCATCATCGCCATCGGAGTCGTCGTTTACGTCTGCAAACGGCGCCGGGCCTACCGGGCCGCGTAA